One segment of Stappia sp. 28M-7 DNA contains the following:
- a CDS encoding branched-chain amino acid ABC transporter permease: MIDTLLSGDRPHSRPLALLLVAIGLCLAFAPFLFPGTKPLDTAARICIFIVLVASYDLLLGYTGIVSFAHTMFFGIGAYGVALALGSLGASFLAILIGVLAGTALSCALALAIGLFSLRVKAIFFAMVTLAVASAFAVLVSQLSSITGGEDGLTYRIPRELTPAFRLTDMRIFDVRLDGRLLAYYLVFFSALVLFLVMLRIVNSPFGSTLKAVRDNAFRAEAIGYRVVLYRTTATVLSAAMASLAGALLAIWIRYTGPATTLSMEIMIDILLMVVIGGMGTMYGAVIGASLFILAQTYLQSLMASAEAATRGVPLLPDMLAPERWLLWLGTLFILSVYFFPDGIVGRLRNRG, encoded by the coding sequence ATGATCGACACCCTCCTTTCCGGCGACCGCCCGCACAGCCGGCCGCTCGCGCTGCTGCTGGTCGCAATCGGCCTTTGCCTTGCCTTCGCGCCGTTCCTGTTTCCCGGCACCAAGCCGCTCGATACGGCCGCGCGCATCTGCATCTTCATCGTGCTGGTGGCGAGCTACGATCTGCTGCTCGGCTATACCGGCATCGTCTCCTTCGCCCACACGATGTTCTTCGGCATCGGCGCCTATGGCGTGGCGCTGGCGCTCGGCAGTCTCGGGGCCTCGTTCCTGGCGATCCTTATCGGCGTGCTGGCCGGAACGGCACTGTCCTGCGCACTCGCGCTCGCCATCGGCCTGTTCTCCTTGCGGGTGAAGGCGATCTTCTTCGCCATGGTCACGCTGGCGGTCGCCAGCGCCTTCGCCGTGCTGGTCTCCCAGCTGTCGTCGATCACCGGCGGCGAGGACGGGCTGACCTACCGGATCCCGCGCGAGCTGACGCCGGCCTTCCGCCTGACCGACATGCGCATCTTCGACGTGCGCCTCGATGGGCGGCTGCTTGCCTATTACCTCGTCTTCTTCAGCGCCCTGGTGCTGTTCCTCGTGATGCTGCGCATCGTCAACTCGCCCTTCGGCTCCACGCTGAAGGCCGTGCGCGACAATGCCTTCCGCGCCGAGGCGATCGGCTACCGGGTCGTGCTCTACCGCACCACGGCGACGGTGCTGTCCGCCGCCATGGCGAGCCTTGCCGGCGCGCTGCTGGCGATCTGGATCCGCTACACGGGACCGGCGACGACCCTGTCCATGGAGATCATGATCGACATCCTCCTGATGGTGGTGATCGGCGGCATGGGCACCATGTACGGGGCGGTGATCGGCGCGAGCCTCTTCATCCTCGCCCAGACCTACCTGCAGAGCCTGATGGCCAGCGCCGAAGCGGCAACGCGCGGCGTGCCGCTGCTGCCCGACATGCTGGCGCCCGAACGCTGGCTGCTATGGCTCGGCACGCTGTTTATCCTGTCGGTCTATTTCTTCCCGGACGGCATCGTCGGCCGGCTGAGGAACCGCGGATGA
- a CDS encoding cold-shock protein, with the protein MRQTGTLKFFNHDRGFGFVTPAEGGKDVFVHITAFERSGLAVPAEGTTLTFVTEEDRRGRGLQAAQLELA; encoded by the coding sequence ATGCGCCAGACCGGCACCCTGAAGTTCTTCAACCATGATCGTGGCTTCGGCTTCGTGACCCCGGCCGAGGGCGGCAAGGACGTGTTCGTCCACATCACCGCTTTCGAGCGTTCGGGCCTGGCCGTGCCGGCCGAGGGCACCACGCTCACCTTCGTGACCGAGGAAGACCGTCGCGGTCGCGGCCTGCAGGCCGCCCAGCTCGAGCTCGCCTAA
- a CDS encoding ABC transporter ATP-binding protein yields MADALLTLEGVHTHIGPYHILHEVSFAVPRGGVTMLLGRNGAGKSTTLRTIMGLWKASRGTITFDGRQIQTLATPDIARAGIAYVPENMGIFADLTVAENMRLAATRGPFDERRLAWIKELFPPIGTFWDKAAGTLSGGQKQMLSVARAIIEPRRLILIDEPSKGLAPAIIAAMTAALKELKDTDTTILLVEQNFAMASALGDTVAVMDDGRIVHAGAMAELAADASLQEKLMGLSLEVHQ; encoded by the coding sequence ATGGCTGACGCGCTGCTGACGCTCGAGGGCGTCCACACCCATATCGGCCCCTATCACATCCTGCATGAGGTGAGCTTCGCGGTGCCGCGCGGCGGGGTGACCATGCTGCTGGGCCGCAACGGCGCCGGCAAGTCGACGACGCTGCGCACCATCATGGGCCTGTGGAAGGCGAGCCGCGGCACCATCACCTTCGACGGGCGGCAGATCCAGACGCTGGCAACCCCCGACATCGCCCGGGCGGGCATTGCCTATGTGCCTGAGAACATGGGCATCTTCGCCGACCTGACGGTGGCGGAGAACATGCGCCTTGCCGCCACGCGCGGGCCGTTCGACGAGAGGCGCCTTGCCTGGATCAAGGAGCTGTTTCCGCCCATCGGCACGTTCTGGGACAAGGCTGCCGGCACGCTGTCGGGCGGGCAGAAGCAGATGCTCTCGGTCGCCCGCGCGATCATCGAGCCGCGCCGGCTGATCCTGATCGACGAGCCGAGCAAGGGACTGGCGCCGGCGATCATCGCCGCGATGACGGCAGCGCTGAAAGAGTTGAAGGACACCGACACCACCATCCTGCTGGTGGAGCAGAACTTCGCCATGGCCTCGGCGCTCGGCGACACGGTGGCGGTGATGGATGACGGGCGCATCGTCCATGCGGGCGCGATGGCGGAGCTTGCCGCCGACGCGTCGCTGCAGGAGAAGCTGATGGGCCTCAGCCTGGAGGTGCACCAGTGA
- a CDS encoding TetR/AcrR family transcriptional regulator, translating into MGEARTGRGAGQATGRGTAARGRKAPAGAGVAKPRAPKNDATGTVPASAVATGGEEAASGMPKTARGAATRRAILEAAERVIGRQGFNEASIGSITREAGVAQGTFYIYFASKDEVFSELVAEMGRMLRHAISEATSGYADRLKAEREGLRAFLAFVSAHPELYRIVQEAQFVDRDAYLAYFRTFAEGYREGLERAASAGTIRPGDAEIRAWTLMGIARSLGEFQVVFGGDIPVDTMVDVAHDLIENGLKVGARDGE; encoded by the coding sequence GTGGGCGAAGCGAGAACGGGCAGGGGCGCGGGGCAGGCCACAGGCCGCGGCACCGCCGCGCGTGGACGCAAGGCTCCGGCCGGGGCGGGCGTCGCCAAGCCGCGCGCGCCCAAGAATGACGCAACGGGAACTGTTCCGGCAAGTGCCGTCGCCACCGGCGGCGAGGAGGCCGCCTCCGGCATGCCGAAAACCGCGCGCGGTGCGGCCACCCGTCGGGCGATCCTCGAGGCTGCCGAGCGTGTCATCGGCCGTCAGGGCTTCAACGAGGCCTCCATCGGTTCCATCACCCGCGAGGCCGGCGTCGCGCAGGGCACATTCTACATCTATTTCGCCAGCAAGGACGAGGTCTTCTCCGAGCTCGTTGCCGAAATGGGCCGCATGCTGCGCCATGCGATCAGCGAGGCCACGTCCGGTTACGCGGACCGTCTTAAGGCCGAGCGCGAGGGCCTGCGCGCCTTCCTCGCCTTCGTCTCCGCCCATCCCGAGCTCTACCGTATCGTCCAGGAGGCGCAGTTCGTCGACCGCGACGCCTATCTCGCCTACTTCCGCACCTTCGCCGAAGGCTATCGCGAGGGGCTGGAGCGAGCCGCAAGCGCCGGCACCATCCGCCCCGGCGATGCCGAGATCCGCGCCTGGACGCTGATGGGCATCGCCCGCTCGCTCGGCGAGTTCCAGGTGGTGTTCGGCGGCGACATTCCGGTCGACACCATGGTCGATGTCGCCCACGACCTCATCGAGAACGGCCTGAAGGTCGGCGCAAGGGACGGCGAATGA
- a CDS encoding MaoC/PaaZ C-terminal domain-containing protein gives MTTAMDEWTARWVPTQADFDAFAELSGDDNPIHVDAEFSARTRFGRTVSHGMLLYSRLWALLRQRYPEHRHAVQALMFPNPAYAEEELELAFSQAGTGEAGEVAITISRVADGAPVLVGQCRLEAGR, from the coding sequence GTGACCACGGCAATGGACGAATGGACGGCGCGCTGGGTGCCGACACAGGCGGATTTCGACGCTTTCGCGGAACTGTCGGGCGACGACAATCCCATCCATGTCGATGCGGAGTTTTCGGCGCGCACCCGCTTCGGGCGCACCGTCTCGCACGGCATGCTGCTCTATTCGCGCCTCTGGGCCCTGCTGCGCCAGCGCTATCCGGAGCACCGCCACGCGGTGCAGGCGCTGATGTTCCCCAATCCCGCCTATGCGGAGGAGGAGCTGGAACTCGCCTTCTCGCAAGCCGGTACCGGCGAGGCCGGCGAGGTCGCGATCACCATTTCGCGGGTTGCAGACGGGGCACCCGTGCTTGTCGGTCAGTGCAGGCTGGAGGCGGGACGATGA
- a CDS encoding phosphate acetyltransferase, whose amino-acid sequence MKLDVGQRAEVSRRFPASDAAVFAGLAGMDTLPQEVPQPLIGGLFSYLLGVRLPGFGTNYLKQEMRFLSPAGFGEMLTARVTITRLRPEKHLVDLETVCLGEDGRRVCEGRALVYVEDVGVKDVGVA is encoded by the coding sequence ATGAAGCTGGACGTGGGACAGAGAGCCGAGGTGAGCCGCCGCTTCCCGGCATCGGATGCGGCCGTCTTCGCCGGTCTTGCCGGCATGGACACGCTCCCGCAGGAGGTGCCGCAGCCGCTGATCGGCGGGCTCTTCTCCTATCTGCTCGGCGTCCGGCTGCCGGGCTTCGGCACCAACTACCTGAAGCAGGAGATGCGGTTTCTCTCGCCCGCGGGCTTCGGCGAGATGCTGACGGCACGCGTCACGATCACGCGCCTGCGCCCGGAAAAGCACCTCGTGGACCTTGAGACCGTGTGCCTCGGCGAGGACGGGCGGCGCGTGTGCGAGGGCCGCGCGCTGGTCTATGTCGAGGATGTTGGGGTGAAGGATGTCGGGGTTGCCTGA
- a CDS encoding AMP-binding protein has product MMSWVTDMAAKRAELTPARVAFTDHETGVQLTFAEVEAKANRSARALLARGIAAGERVAILSHNHADFFVLLFAAQKTGIVLLPLNWRQPPAELAPVVAASGARLLLHDGATAATAQALAGDLGLDLVGFADAPVAGEAPHLDGLAADLSWAPLGDMRVEAGRPWYLLATSGTTGTPKLVIQTAEMAWANAVNYTQATGLSGTDRAVNFLPLFHTAGINLMTLPLFLAGGESIVLRKFDAPAVLWLIGAGRLTAFFGVPAIYQAIALEPSFGETDFSALRSLGCGGAPMPAPLLETYLSRGVTVCNGMGMTETGPTVFLSDPDNAPRKIGSVGKAQILVEVRLVSVTGEVVEGEGEGELQIRGPGVTPGYFGNPQASAAAFAPGGWLLSGDVARRDADGYYYIVDRIKDMYISGGENVYPAEVERVLVAHEDVLDAVVIGVPDEKWGEVGAAWLIARPGAAIDVAALTRWCRERLAGYKVPRSFQVVDDLPRTAAGKVQKHILRTLHGESGR; this is encoded by the coding sequence ATGATGTCCTGGGTCACCGACATGGCGGCCAAGCGCGCCGAACTGACGCCCGCGCGCGTCGCCTTCACCGACCACGAGACCGGCGTGCAGCTGACCTTCGCCGAAGTCGAGGCAAAGGCCAACCGCTCCGCCCGCGCCCTGCTGGCGCGCGGGATTGCCGCCGGCGAGCGTGTCGCCATCCTGAGCCACAATCATGCGGACTTCTTCGTCCTGCTCTTCGCCGCGCAGAAGACCGGCATCGTGCTGCTGCCGCTCAACTGGCGCCAGCCGCCGGCCGAGCTTGCGCCTGTCGTTGCCGCCTCCGGCGCGCGGCTGCTGCTGCATGACGGCGCAACGGCGGCGACCGCTCAGGCGCTTGCCGGTGATCTCGGGCTCGATCTTGTCGGCTTTGCCGATGCGCCCGTTGCGGGCGAGGCGCCGCATCTCGACGGGCTTGCCGCAGACCTTTCCTGGGCGCCGCTCGGCGACATGCGGGTCGAGGCCGGCCGGCCCTGGTACCTGCTGGCCACCTCCGGCACCACCGGCACGCCGAAACTGGTGATCCAGACGGCGGAAATGGCCTGGGCCAATGCGGTCAACTACACCCAGGCGACCGGCCTTTCCGGCACCGACCGCGCGGTCAACTTCCTGCCGCTGTTCCACACGGCCGGCATCAACCTGATGACCCTGCCGCTGTTCCTTGCCGGCGGCGAGAGCATCGTTCTGCGCAAGTTCGATGCCCCGGCGGTGCTGTGGTTGATCGGTGCCGGCCGTCTCACCGCCTTCTTCGGCGTGCCGGCGATCTACCAGGCGATCGCGCTGGAGCCGAGCTTTGGCGAAACGGACTTTTCCGCCCTGCGCTCGCTCGGCTGCGGCGGTGCGCCGATGCCCGCGCCCCTGCTTGAGACCTATCTGTCGCGCGGCGTCACCGTGTGCAACGGCATGGGCATGACCGAGACCGGGCCGACGGTGTTCCTGTCCGATCCGGACAATGCGCCGCGCAAGATCGGCTCCGTCGGCAAGGCGCAGATCCTCGTCGAGGTGCGCCTCGTTTCCGTCACCGGCGAGGTGGTCGAAGGGGAAGGCGAGGGCGAGCTGCAGATCCGCGGGCCCGGCGTCACGCCCGGCTATTTCGGCAATCCGCAGGCAAGCGCTGCGGCCTTCGCGCCGGGCGGCTGGCTGCTGTCGGGCGATGTCGCCCGCCGCGATGCCGACGGCTACTACTACATCGTCGACCGCATCAAGGACATGTACATCTCCGGCGGCGAGAACGTCTATCCGGCCGAGGTCGAGCGGGTGCTGGTCGCCCATGAGGACGTGCTCGACGCGGTGGTGATCGGCGTGCCGGACGAGAAGTGGGGCGAGGTCGGCGCCGCCTGGCTGATCGCCCGCCCCGGCGCGGCGATCGATGTCGCCGCGCTGACCCGTTGGTGCCGGGAACGGCTCGCCGGCTACAAGGTGCCGCGCAGCTTCCAGGTCGTGGACGACCTGCCGCGCACCGCCGCCGGCAAGGTGCAGAAACACATCCTGAGAACGCTGCATGGGGAGAGTGGCCGGTGA
- a CDS encoding alpha/beta fold hydrolase, giving the protein MSRLHLHRAGRRRPGVPILILLHGWSCHGGFFAPQLEALSGLTEVIAPDLPGHGKTGDTVAPTIEAGADALAAMMQQEGIANAVLVGWSMGALVAWSMIERHGSGRLAGLVVEDMAPRVINGPDWTLGTLNGLDGPRNAVFLKAIEGQWPLLAPATARRSFAADAPRELVDFAEREMRRASPPLLAAMWRSLTTQDFRPLTPRIDVPVVLARGAQSQLYSLAAAEWQAAHLAHARIETFPRSGHSPHLEEASRFNDMLARLVESRAGVQGVADT; this is encoded by the coding sequence ATGAGCAGACTGCATCTGCATCGGGCCGGCCGCCGCCGGCCGGGCGTGCCCATCCTGATCCTGCTGCACGGCTGGTCGTGCCATGGCGGCTTCTTCGCCCCGCAGCTGGAGGCACTTAGCGGCCTCACCGAGGTGATCGCGCCCGACCTGCCGGGCCACGGAAAGACCGGCGACACGGTGGCGCCGACCATCGAGGCGGGGGCGGATGCGCTCGCCGCAATGATGCAGCAAGAGGGCATCGCGAACGCGGTGCTGGTCGGCTGGTCGATGGGCGCGCTGGTTGCCTGGTCGATGATCGAGCGCCACGGCAGCGGCCGGCTGGCCGGACTGGTGGTGGAGGACATGGCGCCGCGGGTGATCAACGGACCCGACTGGACGCTGGGTACGCTGAACGGCCTCGACGGGCCGCGCAACGCGGTGTTCCTCAAGGCCATCGAGGGCCAGTGGCCGCTGCTGGCGCCGGCGACCGCCCGGCGGAGCTTTGCCGCCGATGCGCCCCGGGAGCTCGTCGACTTCGCCGAACGGGAGATGCGAAGGGCGAGCCCGCCGCTGCTCGCCGCCATGTGGCGCTCGCTCACGACCCAGGATTTCCGCCCCCTGACGCCGCGCATCGACGTGCCCGTCGTGCTGGCGCGGGGCGCGCAAAGCCAGCTCTACAGCCTGGCCGCCGCCGAGTGGCAGGCGGCGCATCTCGCCCATGCCCGCATCGAGACCTTCCCCCGGTCCGGCCACTCGCCGCATCTGGAGGAAGCGAGCAGGTTCAATGACATGCTGGCACGCCTCGTCGAAAGCCGGGCCGGCGTGCAAGGTGTTGCGGACACGTAA
- a CDS encoding branched-chain amino acid ABC transporter permease, with amino-acid sequence MERLGKAAPLLLAPVLALAGLVAVGDPSVWLTLTVAGLAMGLMIFIMASGLTVVFGLMDVINFGHGAFVSVGAFVGFTVLAWLSGWTQNPAVVLNLAAVFLAILASMAVTGALGLAFERVIVKPVYGHHLKQILVTMGGLIVAQQLIHVVWGPDAIHVARPPSLQGSFIVGEAAIEKYRMLAVAIGLVLFVAMRHVLRATKLGLLVRAGVENGEMVEALGYRINRLFLLVFMAGSALAGLGGIMWGLYQETITAHMGSEIMVLVFVVVIIGGLGSIEGCFIGALLVGLLSNYMAFLAPKVALVSTIALMVGVLMWRPQGLYPVVKAK; translated from the coding sequence ATGGAACGGCTCGGCAAGGCGGCGCCGCTGCTGCTGGCGCCGGTGCTGGCCCTCGCCGGGCTTGTCGCCGTCGGCGATCCGTCCGTGTGGCTGACGCTGACGGTCGCCGGGCTCGCCATGGGGCTGATGATCTTCATCATGGCCTCGGGGCTCACCGTCGTCTTCGGCCTGATGGACGTGATCAATTTCGGCCATGGCGCCTTCGTCTCGGTCGGCGCCTTCGTCGGCTTCACGGTGCTCGCCTGGCTGTCCGGCTGGACGCAGAACCCGGCCGTGGTGCTGAACCTTGCCGCCGTGTTCCTGGCGATCCTCGCCTCCATGGCGGTGACGGGCGCACTCGGGCTCGCCTTCGAGCGGGTGATCGTCAAGCCGGTCTACGGCCACCACCTGAAGCAGATCCTCGTCACCATGGGCGGACTGATCGTCGCCCAGCAGCTGATCCACGTGGTCTGGGGGCCGGATGCGATCCATGTCGCCCGCCCGCCCTCGCTGCAGGGCTCGTTCATCGTCGGCGAGGCCGCCATCGAGAAATACCGCATGCTGGCGGTGGCCATCGGGCTGGTGCTGTTCGTCGCCATGCGCCACGTGCTGCGGGCGACCAAGCTCGGCCTGCTGGTGCGGGCCGGGGTGGAAAACGGCGAAATGGTCGAGGCGCTCGGTTACCGGATCAACCGGCTGTTCCTGCTGGTGTTCATGGCCGGATCGGCGCTTGCCGGCCTCGGCGGCATCATGTGGGGCCTCTATCAGGAGACGATCACCGCGCATATGGGTTCGGAGATCATGGTGCTGGTCTTCGTCGTGGTGATCATCGGCGGGCTCGGCTCCATCGAGGGCTGCTTCATCGGCGCGCTGCTGGTGGGTCTCCTGTCCAACTACATGGCGTTCCTGGCGCCCAAGGTGGCGCTGGTCTCCACCATCGCGCTGATGGTCGGCGTGCTGATGTGGCGGCCGCAGGGCCTCTACCCCGTGGTCAAGGCAAAGTAG
- a CDS encoding Rrf2 family transcriptional regulator, translated as MRLTQQTNYAVRTLIYCAANPGSPSRVADIAASFEMSETHLFKILKVLVDGGFVRTLRGRNGGILLARPAAEISVGEVVRAAEESFLLAECFESGRKDCPLITSCGFNGLLHEALEAFMMVLDSHTIAELAEDRTEIRFLLKMDGEIATSGKMASLQGAGA; from the coding sequence ATGCGCCTGACCCAGCAGACCAACTACGCTGTCCGCACCCTCATCTACTGTGCGGCAAATCCCGGATCCCCGAGCCGTGTCGCGGATATCGCGGCCAGCTTCGAGATGTCGGAGACGCATCTCTTCAAGATCCTGAAGGTTCTTGTCGACGGCGGCTTCGTGCGCACCCTGCGCGGCCGCAACGGCGGCATCCTGCTCGCGCGCCCGGCGGCGGAAATTTCCGTCGGCGAGGTGGTGCGCGCAGCGGAAGAGAGCTTCCTGCTCGCGGAGTGCTTCGAATCGGGCCGCAAGGACTGCCCGCTGATCACGTCCTGCGGCTTCAACGGGTTGCTGCACGAGGCGCTGGAAGCGTTCATGATGGTGCTCGATTCCCACACCATCGCCGAGCTGGCCGAGGACCGCACCGAGATCCGTTTCCTGCTGAAGATGGATGGCGAGATCGCCACCTCCGGCAAGATGGCGAGCCTGCAGGGCGCCGGCGCCTGA
- a CDS encoding enoyl-CoA hydratase/isomerase family protein: MSAAAAAPVHFDRREDAVWLTLDRPGRGNALVPELLAALRERIDEARRAEAPALVLTGHGRAFSAGGDVARFAELARDREALLRFAREIVGPLNAAILDLLAFPMPVIAAVNGPVTGGSAGLMLAADMVVMSEDAFLQPYYAQMGFAPDGGWTALLPGRIGTARALEVQYRNQRLTASDCLRLGLASEICPRAELEARVAALTASLAEMDPGTLAMTRANVWNRERRAAAAEALERELQGFLALIARPETRARMEAFLAPAMLAGEGRR, encoded by the coding sequence ATGAGCGCCGCCGCTGCCGCCCCGGTGCATTTCGACCGGCGGGAGGATGCCGTCTGGCTGACGCTGGACCGTCCCGGGCGCGGCAATGCGCTGGTGCCCGAACTGCTGGCCGCCTTGCGCGAACGGATCGACGAGGCACGGCGGGCCGAGGCCCCGGCGCTCGTGTTGACCGGGCACGGCCGGGCCTTTTCCGCCGGCGGCGATGTTGCCCGCTTCGCCGAGCTTGCCCGCGACCGCGAGGCCCTGCTGCGCTTCGCGCGCGAGATCGTCGGCCCGCTCAATGCGGCGATCCTCGATCTTCTCGCCTTTCCCATGCCGGTGATTGCCGCCGTGAACGGTCCGGTCACCGGCGGCTCGGCCGGCCTGATGCTGGCCGCCGACATGGTGGTGATGAGCGAGGACGCGTTTCTCCAGCCCTATTATGCGCAGATGGGCTTTGCGCCCGATGGCGGCTGGACCGCGCTGCTGCCGGGCCGCATCGGCACCGCGCGGGCGCTGGAGGTGCAGTATCGCAACCAGCGCCTCACCGCCTCCGATTGCCTGCGCCTTGGTCTGGCGAGCGAGATCTGCCCGCGCGCCGAGCTGGAGGCGCGCGTCGCTGCGCTGACCGCCTCCCTTGCCGAAATGGACCCCGGCACCCTCGCCATGACCCGCGCCAATGTCTGGAACAGGGAGCGCCGGGCCGCCGCCGCCGAGGCGCTGGAGCGCGAGCTTCAGGGCTTCCTGGCGCTGATCGCCCGTCCCGAAACGCGGGCGCGGATGGAGGCCTTTCTCGCGCCGGCGATGCTGGCCGGGGAGGGGCGGCGATGA